A stretch of Henckelia pumila isolate YLH828 chromosome 4, ASM3356847v2, whole genome shotgun sequence DNA encodes these proteins:
- the LOC140867147 gene encoding uncharacterized protein → MELDPWQDLDIDDSDLPSLLRPCKRRRSPPPAASPVPQRSISKTASGSRTIPGPAGTVHAAMLRKTLDRSTLVNPENSFDCSIYDAVIPTQEYIRRAVEDTAEFDDDFARPPWLSAVRFLGAEDGVNPGTPISSIKKYLEAGKVNQIVAVIKSCSPSGLGGLKVMLKDPSGSVGATVHPKVLCESEFGKKFSVGAVLILQKVAIFSPARTALYLNITLRNVVKVFCQDDSHPELEDFAHSGQHNDAAIDYGKITKTWEKLSVMQKVPMEDTTKEMTQDAGSSETLHSHSLIQKRNLFASSFQPKNSDILHVNAAMTDGSSISSQHACSEKPEEVFRTELTFDHQDNADGDKCAKVDNSDRSLVSNSSVTKSRDEEIQETNEVQTQRPPLIEKSFVPQWTDEQLDELFSDYEHTGF, encoded by the exons ATGGAGCTGGATCCATGGCAAGATTTAGATATTGACGATTCTGACCTCCCCTCCCTCCTCCGCCCCTGCAAACGCCGTCGTTCTCCGCCGCCAGCCGCCTCCCCAGTCCCGCAGCGCTCTATTTCCAAAACCGCCTCTGGCAGCCGAACTATTCCCGGTCCCGCCGGCACAGTTCATGCAGCCATGCTTCGAAAAACCCTCGATCGCTCCACTCTGGTTAACCCGGAGAATTCATTCGATTGCAGTATTTACGATGCTGTGATTCCCACGCAAGAGTATATTCGGAGGGCTGTCGAAGATACAGCTGAATTTGACGATGATTTTGCTCGCCCTCCTTGGCTTTCTGCCGTCCGATTTCTCG GTGCTGAAGATGGTGTGAATCCGGGTACGCCAATCAGCTCAATCAAGAAATACCTGGAAGCGGGCAAGGTTAACCAG ATTGTGGCTGTGATCAAATCATGCTCACCAAGCGGCCTTGGAGGTCTTAAAGTGATGCTAAAG GATCCTTCAGGTTCTGTTGGTGCTACTGTCCATCCCAAGGTCCTTTGTGAGAGCGAGTTTGGAAAGAAGTTTAGTGTTGGTGCTGTTTTAATTCTTCAAAAG GTTGCTATCTTTTCTCCTGCAAGAACAGCGCTCTACCTCAACATAACACTGAGGAATGTGGTGAAG GTATTCTGCCAAGATGATAGCCATCCAGAGCTCGAAGACTTTGCACATTCTGGCCAACATAATGATGCTGCCATTG ATTATGGTAAAATTACCAAAACCTGGGAAAAGTTGTCCGTCATGCAAAAAGTGCCTATGGAAGACACTACAAAGGAGATGACACAAGATGCAGGAAGTTCAGAGACTTTGCACAGCCATAGTTTAATCCAGAAGCGAAATCTTTTCGCCAGCAGTTTTCAACCCAAAAACAGTGATATTTTGCATGTAAACGCAGCAATGACAGACGGCAGTTCAATTTCAAGCCAACATGCTTGCAGTGAAAAGCCTGAGGAAGTATTCAGAACTGAACTTACTTTTGATCATCAAGATAATGCAGATGGCGACAAATGTGCCAAAGTTGATAATTCCGACCGCAGCCTCGTAAGCAACTCTTCAGTCACTAAAAGCAGAgatgaagaaattcaagaaACCAATGAAGTTCAGACGCAAAGGCCACCACTGATAGAGAAATCTTTTGTCCCTCAATGGACAGACGAACAGTTGGATGAACTTTTTTCCGACTATGAACACACTGGATTCTGA
- the LOC140864059 gene encoding protein C2-DOMAIN ABA-RELATED 4-like, with protein MDSPNANSQSESSAKSLMDNLLGLLRIRVKRGINLAVRDVRSSDPYVVVKMGRQKLKTRVIRKDVNPEWNEDLTLSVANPSAPITLTVYDHDTFSKDDKMGVAEFDIRPYIEALKMNLSGIPSGTIITKIQPSRSNCLAEESSVIWKDGKVVQDLCLRLKNVECGEVELQLQWIDLPGVKGL; from the exons ATGGATTCACCCAATGCAAACAGCCAGTCAGAAAGTTCTGCAAAATCTCTGATGGATAACTTGTTGGGGCTGCTGAGGATTCGGGTGAAAAGAGGCATCAATCTTGCTGTTCGTGATGTCCGAAGCAGTGATCCATACGTTGTTGTGAAGATGGGCAGACAG AAGTTGAAGACTCGTGTTATCAGAAAGGATGTCAATCCAGAATGGAACGAGGACTTAACGCTTTCTGTTGCGAATCCTAGTGCTCCAATTACGCTG ACTGTCTATGACCATGACACATTCAGCAAGGACGACAAAATGGGTGTCGCAGAATTTGACATTCGACCATACATAGAGGCCTTGAAGATGAATCTCTCGGGGATTCCGAGTGGCACAATAATCACAAAGATACAACCATCCAGGTCCAATTGCCTTGCTGAAGAGAGTTCCGTGATCTGGAAAGATGGGAAAGTAGTGCAAGATTTGTGCCTGAGATTGAAAAACGTTGAGTGTGGTGAAGTCGAACTCCAACTCCAATGGATTGATCTTCCTGGTGTTAAAGGTTTATAA